In a genomic window of Punica granatum isolate Tunisia-2019 chromosome 6, ASM765513v2, whole genome shotgun sequence:
- the LOC116210945 gene encoding heavy metal-associated isoprenylated plant protein 43-like has protein sequence MVQRTVLKVHLSCGKCKKKLLKAVSHLEGVDKIEVDAANETLAVTGNVDPYEVILRARKAGKYAEVVSIGPPPPPPKPDAQKKPDEKKKPDEKKSEPKASHVHNPYSCPICERMAIVPIVRWDEPTNPSCSIM, from the exons ATGGTACAAAGGACGGTCTTGAAGGTCCATCTCTCATGCGGCAAATGCAAGAAGAAGCTCCTCAAAGCTGTTTCCCATCTTGAAG GAGTAGACAAAATCGAAGTTGATGCTGCTAACGAAACCTTAGCGGTAACTGGCAATGTGGACCCATACGAAGTGATACTTAGAGCAAGGAAGGCAGGTAAATATGCAGAAGTGGTGAGCATCGGGCCGCCTCCTCCCCCACCAAAGCCGGATGCCCAGAAGAAGCCCGATGAGAAGAAGAAACCCGACGAGAAGAAGTCTGAGCCCAAGGCCAGCCATGTCCACAACCCATACTCTTGCCCGATCTGCGAGCGAATGGCAATCGTCCCAATTGTCCGATGGGATGAGCCCACCAACCCATCTTGCTCGATCATGTGA